A portion of the bacterium genome contains these proteins:
- a CDS encoding alpha/beta hydrolase: MAVSSIVTNHQLPITSYQSPVTNHQSPVTSYQLPITSYQSFSICLSPLI; this comes from the coding sequence ATGGCAGTGTCCAGTATAGTTACCAATCACCAGTTACCAATCACCAGTTACCAATCACCAGTTACCAATCACCAATCACCAGTTACCAGTTACCAGTTACCAATCACCAGTTACCAATCCTTTTCTATCTGCTTATCTCCACTAATCTGA